In Pseudomonas sp. PDM14, a genomic segment contains:
- a CDS encoding glutathione S-transferase — protein sequence MTQAAIKLYRHPLSGHAHRVELLLSLLKLPTELMFVDLANGEHKKPEFLAINAFGQVPVIDDNGTRLADSNAILVYLAQKYGSGSWKAQDPLTAARIQRWLSVAAGQVAYGPAAARLITVFGASFNAEEVINRAHALLKVMDAELADSPFLAGTEPTIADVANCAYIAHAPEGNVSLEAYPNVRAWLQRIEALPGFVPMQRTAIGLAS from the coding sequence ATGACCCAAGCCGCCATCAAACTGTACCGTCACCCGCTTTCCGGCCACGCCCACCGCGTCGAGCTGCTGCTCTCGCTGCTCAAGCTGCCGACCGAACTGATGTTCGTCGACCTGGCCAACGGCGAACACAAGAAGCCGGAATTCCTCGCCATCAACGCCTTCGGCCAGGTGCCGGTGATCGATGACAACGGCACCCGCCTCGCCGACTCCAACGCCATCCTGGTGTACCTGGCGCAGAAGTACGGCAGCGGCAGCTGGAAGGCCCAGGACCCGCTCACCGCAGCACGCATTCAGCGCTGGTTGTCGGTAGCCGCCGGCCAGGTGGCCTACGGCCCGGCAGCGGCCCGCCTGATCACCGTGTTCGGCGCCTCGTTCAATGCCGAGGAAGTGATCAACCGTGCCCATGCCCTGCTCAAGGTGATGGACGCCGAACTGGCCGACAGCCCGTTCCTGGCCGGCACCGAACCGACCATCGCCGATGTGGCCAATTGCGCCTACATCGCCCACGCTCCTGAAGGCAACGTGTCGCTGGAGGCCTACCCGAACGTGCGAGCCTGGCTGCAACGCATCGAAGCCCTGCCCGGCTTCGTGCCCATGCAACGCACTGCCATCGGCCTGGCCAGCTAA